The DNA region TTTTTAATAATAGGAATTTTGCAGAATTTTCTTTCTACAGAAAAGGTAGGAGATTTTCTTTTAAATTTTTCTGGAATCAAGGGAATAATAACAGGTTTATTTACTGGATCCTTAATGATGGGACCACCTGCTTCAGGATATCCAATAGCTCAATATCTCTTTGCAAATAATGCCAGTGTTTCTCTTGTATCCTCTTTTTTGTTATCTTGGGTAATGCTGGGAATTATATTTATAACATATGAACTTCAAAATTTTGGAAAAAAATTTACTATAATACGTAATATATTAGCTATAGTATCAATAATAATTATTTCTTATTTAATGGAGATGATACTATGAAAAACCTTATAAAAAATTATAAAATAGAAATAGTTATATTTCTTATAGCTATAATTTTAATAGTGTTTAACCCTAATAAGGCAATATCAGGTTTTAAATATGCAATAAAAACGTTTTTTAATTTGTTTCCAATAATAGTAAGTGTAGCCTATTTGACAGGATATATATCAGAAATTATACCGAAAAATGTTATCATTAAAATTATTGGTAAAGAAAGCGGAGTAAAAGGAAAGATTTTAGGAGGTATATTTGGTACATTAATGGTAGGACCATCCTATGCTTTTTATCCTTTTTTTGCTGAATTAATAAATAATGGTGCAAATGTTGGAGTAATAGCTGTAACAATTGCTGCATGGTCTATCAAGATTCAATGGCTACCATTTGCGCTTTCTATACTAAATATAAAATTTATTTTACTTTTAAATATTTTTATAGTAATTTATGCTTTTATTAGTGGTTATATAATGGAATGTTTTTTAGATAGAAATCAATTTGATTAAATATAAACCATAATGCTTTGGTAAATAAAATTTAATACAACAAAATTATAATTATTTCGTATGCGAATATTTCGCATACGAAATAATTATTTATGAGGTGATTCAATTGAATAAAAGTTTTGAGATTATTGTTTTAATAAAAGAGATAAAAGAAAATTTCAAAAAGTTTATGTCTGAACATTTTAACAATATGCAATTTACGCATTCTCAATGGATGTTATTGGGAGTTTTAATGAAGAATGGAAACATGAAAATTAGCGATTTAAGTAAAAAAATGGGATTATCTAATAGTACAGTTTCAGGAATTATAGATAGATTGGAAAATCAGGGATTTGTGAAAAGGGCAAGAGATGAAAAAGATAGAAGGAAAGTTTTTGTTGAGATAACGGAAAAATTTAAAGAAATTGCTGAAAAAAGCCATATCAATGTTGAAAAGCAAATGGAAGAAATGTTGAAAAATGTTCCAGAAGATGATTTAGATAAAGTTATTGAAGGATTAAAAATATTAAATAATATTTTGGAGGAGAGATAAGATGCTAAAGATAATGAAGTATTTAAAGCCATATAGTTTATATTTAATATTAGCGATAGCATTATTATATATTCAAGCGATGACTAATCTTGCATTGCCGGATTATATGTCAGATATAGTAAATGT from Marinitoga sp. 1197 includes:
- a CDS encoding permease — translated: MKNLIKNYKIEIVIFLIAIILIVFNPNKAISGFKYAIKTFFNLFPIIVSVAYLTGYISEIIPKNVIIKIIGKESGVKGKILGGIFGTLMVGPSYAFYPFFAELINNGANVGVIAVTIAAWSIKIQWLPFALSILNIKFILLLNIFIVIYAFISGYIMECFLDRNQFD
- a CDS encoding MarR family winged helix-turn-helix transcriptional regulator yields the protein MNKSFEIIVLIKEIKENFKKFMSEHFNNMQFTHSQWMLLGVLMKNGNMKISDLSKKMGLSNSTVSGIIDRLENQGFVKRARDEKDRRKVFVEITEKFKEIAEKSHINVEKQMEEMLKNVPEDDLDKVIEGLKILNNILEER